In Nymphaea colorata isolate Beijing-Zhang1983 chromosome 3, ASM883128v2, whole genome shotgun sequence, a genomic segment contains:
- the LOC116251029 gene encoding E3 ubiquitin-protein ligase At4g11680-like, translating into MDAQFGFPEEDSTSEDGVELLGAAAMGRQSLLMRIVVRVSRARWFAFLRRVFLYQNGVRRELGSNPLNSGVWIGLEAVILVTQIVAISVTLAMSKEEKPVWPLRAWALGYDLGSVLGFPLLFWRYKHQNMNGENGRNELDVEQQRITEESRTSNIMSRIQTTVELFFAIWFVVGNLWVFDGTHNSFRRSPKLMRLCIGLLAWNALTYSFPFILFVFLCFCVPLIHRTLGYNMNMVHRGASEEQISRLPVWKFSEVSVSSNDSDEDCAEKLSTCEHPKDTESECCICLAEYKDKDEVRELPCSHIFHLRCIDKWLTIISSCPLCKQHLQG; encoded by the exons ATGGATGCCCAATTCGGCTTTCCGGAAGAGGATTCGACTTCTGAAGATGGGGTAGAGCTTCTTGGAGCAGCGGCTATGGGCAGGCAGTCCTTGTTGATGAGGATTGTTGTGAGGGTGTCAAGGGCAAGGTGGTTTGCTTTTCTGAGACGGGTCTTTCTCTATCAGAATGGAGTAAGAAGAGAGCTGGGTTCCAATCCTTTGAATTCTGGTGTTTGGATTGGATTGGAGGCTGTGATCTTGGTCACTCAGATTGTGGCTATAAGCGTGACGTTGGCCATGTCCAAGGAAGAGAAGCCTGTTTGGCCCTTGAGGGCATGGGCTCTTGGGTATGATCTTGGAAGTGTTTTGGGTTTCCCGCTCCTCTTTTGGAGGTACAAGCACCAAAACATGAATGGAGAGAATGGTAGAAATGAACTTGATGTGGAACAACAGAGGATAACTGAAGAGTCCAG GACATCAAATATTATGAGTAGAATACAGACAACCGTCGAATTGTTCTTTGCAATTTGGTTTGTTGTGGGAAATCTCTGGGTCTTTGATGGTACTCATAATTCTTTCCGGCGGTCGCCAAAGTTGATGAGGTTATGCATTGGTTTGCTAGCGTGGAATGCTTTAACCTACTCCTTCCCTTTCATACTGTTTGTGTTCCTCTGCTTCTGTGTGCCTTTGATCCATAGAACTCTTGGGTACAATATGAACATGGTTCACAGAGGAGCATCAGAGGAGCAGATCTCAAGGTTGCCCGTTTGGAAATTCAGTGAAGTTTCTGTTAGTTCAAATGATTCAGATGAAGATTGTGCAGAAAAGTTATCAACTTGCGAACATCCTAAAGATACAGAATCC GAATGCTGCATCTGCTTGGCAGAATACAAAGACAAGGACGAGGTGAGAGAGCTCCCGTGCTCCCATATTTTCCATCTAAGATGCATTGACAAATGGTTGACAATCATATCTTCCTGTCCACTTTGTAAACAACACTTGCAAGGCTGA
- the LOC116251434 gene encoding protein phosphatase 1 regulatory inhibitor subunit PPP1R8 homolog, which produces MYGRAGLDRFKKGQSLEPFSVTFNSSSKQPVPGATQVHQAFPSSPTQNKPPQLNLPAKVVPSEPVHLSAQAAQVTSVGGGQSNWQPPDWSIEPRPGVYFLEVLKDGQVLDIIGLDKRRHIFGRQYHTCDFVLDHPSVSRQHAAVVPHKNGSIFVIDLGSVHGTFVANERLTKDNPVEVEVGQSLRFAASTRTYILRKNTAALFPTASVPKDIVLPSPPDPSDEEAVLAYNTILNRYGVSKVISASSSAKDNRQTERPAKRQKRLRVGFKDQVGGDLVEVVGFSDGADVETEPGPIGVKEGSLVGKYESLVQVTVIPKGQEQISPKPENTSSKGVTDKLQQVINKVKVTPKTGIYDDLYEDSVPGKMGSSWAYASGGNGDSQASAEVGKEGKSVDASKDKSNTGLLYDDDDDLFGD; this is translated from the exons ATGTACGGTAGAGCTGGCTTAGATAGGTTTAAGAAAGGCCAATCTCTGGAACCATTCTCTGTGACCTTTAACTCGTCATCAAAGCAGCCGGTACCGGGTGCCACTCAGGTTCATCAggcttttccttcttctcctacTCAAAATAAACCGCCGCAGTTGAATCTCCCTGCTAAAGTTGTGCCATCGGAGCCGGTGCACTTGAGCGCGCAGGCAGCACAAGTAACTTCCGTTGGTGGTGGGCAGTCGAATTGGCAACCTCCAGATTGGTCTATTGAGCCCCGGCCGGGTGtttattttcttgaagttttgaaagatgGTCAAGTCTTAGACATAATTGGTCTGGACAAGAGAAGGCATATTTTTGGTAGGCAATACCATACGTGTGATTTTGTGCTGGACCATCCTTCTGTTTCACGCCAACATGCTGCTGTTGTTCCCCACAAGAACGGAAG CATTTTTGTGATTGATTTGGGATCTGTACATGGCACATTCGTTGCAAATGAACGGCTGACAAAAGATAATCCAGTTGAGGTTGAAGTTGGCCAGTCACTTCGTTTTGCCGCTTCAACCAGGACTTACATATTGAGGAAAAATACTGCAGCTCTCTTTCCTACTGCTTCAGTTCCCAAAGATATTGTCCTTCCCTCTCCTCCGGATCCTTCAGATGAAGAGGCGGTATTGGCCTATAACACTATCCTCAATCGCTATGGTGTGAGCAAAGTTATTTCTGCATCATCTTCTGCAAAAGATAATCGCCAAACAGAAAGGCCTGCAAAGAGGCAGAAGCGTTTGAGGGTGGGCTTTAAGGATCAAGTGGGGGGAGACTTGGTGGAGGTGGTTGGCTTCTCAGATGGTGCTGATGTTGAGACTGAACCTGGTCCAATTGGTGTCAAAGAAGGAAGCCTTGTGGGCAAGTACGAATCTCTTGTGCAGGTAACAGTGATACCCAAAGGTCAAGAGCAAATTTCTCCTAAGCCAGAGAACACATCTAGTAAAGGAGTCACTGATAAATTACAACAGGTTATAAACAAGGTTAAGGTTACTCCAAAGACTGGTATATATGATGACTTGTATGAAGATTCAGTTCCTGGCAAAATGGGTTCTTCATGGGCATATGCATCTGGTGGAAATGGTGATAGTCAAGCCAGCGCAGAGGTTGGGAAGGAAGGGAAATCCGTTGATGCTTCCAAGGACAAGAGCAATACTGGTTTGTTatatgacgatgatgatgactTGTTTGGTGATTAG
- the LOC116251005 gene encoding uncharacterized protein LOC116251005, with protein sequence MATMDLVPYRDSNSEASPSPQNLPWQEMFRSASVRRPPGLPTTAAAGTSKGGTTAEAETSPEAKPPPPECPPSKHASSALTTNPQLSLALYIAMAHAGLVLGIVLLFGIAKLLEEYLRPIAWAVLCSMPLREIQSSLEDFWTYPLNLGVLETALAVPVAIFRASMSTMMDMAVVGRRMVLWRSAVDRRERRKIGFSKLVQWLVSFGFFLFMYEWFGVGAVLAFAFLGFLATKVGIINAESSCTSTLSAIYSVRKSRSLSKKGILSRVSRSLTSGILSRLKTIVALGLILGFIFGVLFGGLFFSYKIAVEGKEAVISLKVHMQENDYAEKLGIKQWMEENDVPKLMDTYTSKFYEMVSEQIDLLAAQYNLTEFVDGFKHFMNKSNTELVDSGAPTVQQHHYVEKLHIISTHAQNREWKGIYMQLSEMLHELLMTREDLVDKAKAFALEGIDVMKRVFDSSKSVLGGGASFLVSIVLSIFSGAANFLNFISHSIVFFWLLYYLITSESGGVMDHVLGMLPVSMTTRRQCAEVLDHAISSVLLATAKVAFFQGCFTWLLFRFYQIHFLYMSTVIALVSPLLPIFPSWISSIPAAAQLVLEGRYIEAVIISVAHQVLMDFGASAIQEDIPGQSGYLTGLSILGGMALFSSALEGAIMGPLLMTVMIALKNLYTEFVLAAAKEKEQ encoded by the exons ATGGCCACCATGGATCTCGTTCCTTACAGAGACTCTAATTCTGAGGCTTCTCCGTCTCCCCAAAACCTCCCGTGGCAAGAGATGTTCCGATCTGCATCGGTCAGGAGGCCCCCCGGTCTGCCCACCACCGCTGCCGCTGGTACATCTAAAGGCGGCACGACCGCGGAAGCCGAAACCTCGCCGGAGGCCAAACCTCCCCCGCCGGAATGTCCCCCATCTAAACATGCTTCTTCTGCCCTTACCACTAATCCCCAACTCTCTCTGGCCCTCTACATCGCAATGGCTCACGCGGGCCTCGTACTTGGCATCGTCCTCCTTTTCGGCATCGCCAAACTGCTCGAAGAATATCTCCGCCCGATCGCCTGGGCGGTGCTCTGCTCGATGCCTCTTCGAGAGATCCAGTCGTCTCTCGAGGATTTCTGGACGTACCCACTGAATCTGGGTGTGTTGGAGACCGCCCTTGCCGTGCCGGTTGCCATTTTTCGGGCGTCCATGTCGACCATGATGGATATGGCGGTTGTGGGGCGCCGGATGGTCCTCTGGAGATCGGCTGTGGATCGCCGGGAGAGACGGAAAATTGGGTTCTCGAAATTGGTGCAGTGGTTAGTCTCTTTCGgcttcttcttgtttatgtATGAATGGTTTGGTGTGGGCGCAGTATTGGCTTTTGCATTTTTGGGGTTTCTGGCAACTAAAGTTGGGATCATTAACGCGGAGTCCTCTTGTACTTCAACACTTTCTGCGATATACTCAGTTCGAAAGAGCCGGAGTTTGTCGAAGAAGGGGATTCTTAGTAGGGTTAGTAGGAGTCTGACCTCTGGGATTCTGAGCAGGCTGAAAACCATTGTTGCATTAGGCTTGATTTTGGGTTTCATTTTCGGTGTTCTTTTTGGTGGATTGTTCTTCTCATACAAGATCGCAGTTGAGGGAAAAGAGGCAGTAATTTCTCTGAAAGTTCATATGCAGGAGAATGACTACGCCGAGAAACTCGGGATCAAACAATGGATGGAAGAGAATGACGTGCCTAAATTGATGGATACCTATACTTCTAAATTCTATGAAATGGTCTCAGAACAGATTGATTTGTTAGCAGCACAGTATAATTTGACAGAGTTTGTTGACGGTTTCAAGCATTTCATGAACAAAAGCAACACTGAACTAGTGGACTCGGGTGCGCCAACGGTACAACAGCATCACTACGTTGAGAAACTTCACATTATTAGTACTCATGCTCAGAACCGGGAGTGGAAGGGGATATATATGCAGTTGAGTGAGATGCTTCACGAATTATTAATGACAAGAGAGGACTTGGTCGACAAGGCGAAAGCGTTTGCCCTTGAAGGAATTGATGTCATGAAGCGTGTTTTCGACAGTAGCAAATCTGTTCTTGGTGGGGGTGCAAGTTTCTTGGTCTCGATCGTTCTTTCCATATTTTCGGGTGCTGCCAATTTTTTAAACTTCATCTCGCACTCCATCGTGTTCTTTTGGCTTCTTTACTATCTGATTACTTCAGAATCGGGTGGGGTAATGGATCATGTTCTTGGCATGCTTCCTGTCTCAATGACTACAAGAAGGCAATGTGCCGAAGTGCTTGATCATGCTATCAGCAGTGTGCTTCTGGCTACAGCAAAGGTTGCATTCTTCCAGGGGTGTTTCACATGGCTTCTCTTTCGTTTTTACCAAATACATTTTCTGTACATGTCCACGGTGATTGCATTAGTTAGCCCTTTGCTGCCAATATTTCCATCTTGGATTTCCTCAATTCCAGCAGCTGCTCAGTTGGTTCTGGAAGGGAGATATATCGAAGCGGTCATCATATCAGTTGCCCATCAAGTGCTTATGGATTTTGGGGCTTCTGCGATTCAGGAAGATATTCCTGGGCAAAGTGGGTATCTAACTGGACTTAGCATACTTGGAGGAATGGCATTGTTCTCGTCTGCTCTGGAG GGAGCTATAATGGGCCCACTACTGATGACAGTTATGATAGCCTTGAAAAATTTGTATACTGAGTTCGTGCTGGCTGCGGCTAAGGAAAAGGAACAGTAG
- the LOC116251244 gene encoding uncharacterized protein LOC116251244 — MKRWGTYSGFPRSGGLRPENLGQNALAMIGNLCFTLFVLGVLIFTIIAATYQPEDPLFHPSTKITNFLVSTSNATFRSDESVLKTGEDFMSSNQTAFAAFINVTDVLVINVSANSETDCDRFAPIDCTDSDLFHVMMRATIEQFKDIHFYKFGKPVRGSNDSSCDMAWRFRPKEGKRAAFYKDYRRFVISRTENCTYTVDGVGEYHSGLNARKKKKQAKHGSDGGFEPKGADSSAVAVTKLPVVGDAVNDTVPVVESESTFSSGKYLIYNGGGDRCKSMNHFLWSFLCSLGEAQYLNRTLVMDLSMCLSSMYTSSHQDEEGKDFRYYFDFEHLRESASVLEQSQFWTEWGKWQKQDGLSLHLVEDFRVTPMQLADIKDTLIMRKFGTVEPDNYWYRVCEGETESIIQRPWHLVWKSRRLLEIVSAISSRLNWDFDSVHVVRGEKAKNTELWPNLARDTMPEAIISSLRDKVDDGRDLYIATDEPDTSFFDPLKDKYRIHFLDDYSELWGEQSEWHSEMKAINNGNPIEFDGYMRVEVDTEVFLRGKKQIETFSDLTKDCKDGINTCPATS; from the coding sequence ATGAAGAGGTGGGGTACTTATTCAGGATTTCCCAGATCTGGGGGTCTAAGACCTGAAAATCTTGGCCAGAATGCCCTTGCTATGATCGGAAACCTCTGCTTCACTCTGTTTGTTCTTGGTGTTCTGATCTTCACCATCATTGCTGCAACATACCAACCTGAAGATCCCCTCTTCCACCCTTCAACAAAGATTACAAATTTCCTCGTCTCCACCTCGAATGCCACTTTCCGTTCGGATGAGTCCGTTCTGAAGACTGGAGAAGATTTCATGTCCTCGAACCAGACTGCCTTTGCCGCTTTTATCAATGTTACTGATGTCTTGGTGATCAACGTCTCTGCAAACTCGGAAACTGATTGCGACCGTTTTGCACCGATCGATTGCACCGATTCAGATCTCTTCCATGTGATGATGCGGGCGACGATTGAACAGTTCAAGGATATCCACTTCTATAAGTTTGGTAAGCCTGTTCGAGGATCGAATGATAGTTCATGTGACATGGCCTGGAGGTTCAGGCCTAAAGAAGGTAAGAGAGCTGCATTTTATAAGGATTATCGTAGATTTGTAATCTCGCGAACAGAGAACTGCACTTACACTGTGGATGGAGTTGGGGAGTATCACTCTGGTCTGAATgctaggaagaagaagaagcaagcaaaGCATGGTTCGGATGGTGGTTTTGAGCCTAAGGGGGCAGATTCATCTGCTGTGGCTGTGACGAAACTTCCTGTTGTTGGGGATGCTGTGAACGATACTGTGCCGGTGGTGGAATCTGAAAGCACATTCAGCTCCGGCAAGTACCTTATCTACAACGGTGGTGGTGATCGTTGTAAGAGCATGAATCATTTTCTGTGGAGCTTCTTGTGCTCTTTGGGTGAAGCTCAGTATTTGAACCGTACGCTTGTAATGGATCTGAGTATGTGCCTATCATCAATGTACACTTCTTCACATCAGGATGAAGAGGGGAAGGATTTCAGGTATTACTTTGATTTTGAGCATTTGAGAGAATCAGCTTCAGTGTTGGAACAGAGTCAGTTCTGGACTGAGTGGGGTAAGTGGCAGAAGCAGGATGGTTTAAGTCTTCATTTGGTGGAAGATTTCAGAGTGACCCCAATGCAGCTTGCAGACATCAAAGATACACTAATCATGAGGAAATTTGGGACAGTAGAGCCAGACAATTACTGGTACAGGGTATGTGAAGGAGAGACAGAGTCCATAATTCAGAGGCCGTGGCACCTTGTCTGGAAATCAAGGCGTTTGCTGGAAATTGTCTCTGCAATCAGTTCAAGATTGAACTGGGATTTCGATTCAGTACATGTGGTCAGAGGGGAGAAAGCAAAGAATACTGAGTTATGGCCTAACCTGGCTAGAGACACAATGCCTGAGGCAATCATCTCCTCTCTCCGTGACAAGGTTGATGATGGCCGGGACCTGTATATTGCAACGGATGAACCCGATACTTCCTTCTTTGATCCATTAAAGGACAAGTACAGGATTCACTTTCTTGATGATTACAGTGAACTTTGGGGCGAACAGAGCGAATGGCACTCTGAGATGAAGGCAATAAACAACGGAAATCCCATTGAGTTTGATGGATACATGAGGGTGGAGGTTGACACTGAAGTATTCTTAAGGGGGAAAAAGCAGATCGAGACATTCAGTGATCTTACCAAGGACTGCAAAGATGGAATTAACACATGCCCGGCTACCTCATGA
- the LOC116251386 gene encoding ABSCISIC ACID-INSENSITIVE 5-like protein 2 has product MLHSESPLLFIFSCLFVNMKRQVPSADWGSPAAWSMGLEQEDGGGLMEGIGGGGGWGALMADAGNETVDDYAGMQHQVGVMGRRDGLRKKATQNIVEKKQKRMVKNRESAARSRARKQAYTSQLEYEIAALTKENQLLLKYGLFEKMAANTRTGCPQPLRRTFSATF; this is encoded by the exons atgCTTCATTCTGAGTCTCCTTTACTATTCATCTTTTCCTGCTTGTTTGTCAACATGAAGAGGCAAGTGCCGAGTGCTGATTGGGGCAGCCCAGCAGCATGGAGCATGGGGCTCGAGCAAGAGGATGGTGGCGGATTAATGGAGGGcattggtggtggtggcggttgGGGTGCTCTAATGGCGGATGCCGGGAATGAGACTGTGGACGACTATGCCGGAATGCAGCACCAGGTTGGGGTCATGGGGAGGAGGGATGGGCTGAGGAAGAAAGCTACGCAGAATATCGTAGAGAAGAAGCAAAAGCGGATGGTGAAGAACCGTGAATCAGCTGCTCGCTCCAGAGCAAGAAAGCAG GCATACACAAGTCAGCTGGAATACGAAATTGCGGCATTGACGAAGGAGAATCAACTGCTGTTGAAATATGGG CTTTTTGAAAAGATGGCAGCTAACACACGAACTGGTTGCCCGCAACCTCTCCGACGCACATTCTCTGCAACTTTTTGA